CAAGCACATGGGGTATTATTCGGCGGCGGAGTTCAGTCGAAACGTGACCCGGTGGCTGGACAGCCGAACGCCGCGGGAAGTCACCATAGAGGAGTGGTAACGCTGATCGTACGGGAAGTTCTCATCATCAACCGCGCGGGAATTCACGCCCGGCCCGCCGCCAAGCTGGTTCGAACCGCCGGTGCGTTCTCCTCGGACATCTTCCTGGAGAGCGGCGGAGAACGGGTCAACGGCAAGTCGATCATGGGCATCATCACGCTCGGCGCAACCTACCACACCACGGTCAAGATCATCGCCGACGGCGACGACGAACAAGCTGCCGTGGAAGCGCTGGAGGACCTTTTTGCGCGCCGCTTCGAGGACGTCCAGATCTGATCCGGCGGCGCC
The Spirochaetaceae bacterium genome window above contains:
- a CDS encoding HPr family phosphocarrier protein, which gives rise to MIVREVLIINRAGIHARPAAKLVRTAGAFSSDIFLESGGERVNGKSIMGIITLGATYHTTVKIIADGDDEQAAVEALEDLFARRFEDVQI